From a region of the Salvelinus alpinus chromosome 2, SLU_Salpinus.1, whole genome shotgun sequence genome:
- the LOC139549173 gene encoding zinc finger protein 180-like — protein MRSLNFSPPVEEEVCWTEKEALWLNIVVKEEEEEEDVTVKQEVEGEAVTVKEEEKDVSVKEEEDSFRVKEEEEEDAVFGVKKEGEITVTLEDEEVEIGDLINTREKRDYRGSSGEPQQPHDAEEAEKSFSRSEHLNKHLQRSTGKRTHCCSDCGKRFTSSGIKIHQRTHTGENPYSCGQCGKSFTTPGQLTLHQRTHTGEKSYSCGQCGKSFCRTGQLTLHQRTHTGEKPYSCNQCGKRCTTSGQLMSHQRTHTGEKPYSCGQCGKSFGRTGQLTLHQRTHTGEKPYSCGQCGKSFPASRTLTRHQRIHTGEKPYSCGQCGKSFGRSGQLTSHQRIHTGEKPYGCDQCGKSFGRSGHLVSHQRTHTGEKSYSCGQCDMRYSDKRSLIKHQKLHT, from the exons atGAGGTCACTAAACTTCTCCCCTCCTGTTGAagaagaggtctgctggacggagaaagaagctctgtggctgaacattgtcgtgaaagaggaggaggaagaagaggatgtcacagtaaaacaagaagtagaaggtgaggctgttacagtgaaagaagaagagaaagacgtttcagtgaaagaagaggaagactcgttcagagtgaaagaagaggaagaggaggatgcagtttttggagtgaagaaggaaggagagattactgtcacattggaagatgaagaggtggagataggagatctgattaacacca gagagaaacgggactatcgtggatcctctggggagcctcaacaacctcatgatgctgaagaggcagagaagagtttctccagatcagaacacctcaataaacacctgcagagatccacagggaagagaactcactgctgctctgactgtgggaagagattcacctcatcaggcattaaaattcatcagagaacacacacaggagagaacccttatagctgtggtcaatgtgggaagagttttactacaccTGGCCAGCTGAcgttacaccagagaacacacacaggagagaaatcttatagctgtggtcaatgtgggaagagtttttgtaGAACTGGCcagctgacattacaccagagaacacacacaggagagaaaccttacagctgtaatcaatgtgggaagagatgtactacatctggccagctgatgtcacaccagagaacacacacaggagagaaaccttatagctgtggtcaatgtgggaagagttttggtagaactggccagctgacattacaccagagaacacacacaggagagaaaccttatagctgtggtcaatgtgggaagagttttcctGCATCTAGAACTTTGACTagacaccagagaatacacacaggagagaaaccttatagctgtggtcaatgtgggaagagttttggtcgatctggccagctgacatcacaccagagaatacacacaggagagaaaccttatggctgtgatcaatgtgggaagagttttggtcgatctggccatctggtatcacaccagagaacacacacaggagagaaatcttatagctgtggtcaatgtgacatgagatactctgataaaagatctctgatcaaacatcagaaactacatacatga